In the genome of Nonlabens sp. MB-3u-79, one region contains:
- a CDS encoding DUF5996 family protein: MKNKQNWPVLNFAEMQDTIETLHQWIQIVGKIRLRTMPWQNHSWHTALYVTPSGYSTHGIPYQGQIFQIDFDFKKHKLLIQCSNAETITIDLKPKTVANFYKELFEKLSGLGIEIKIHSKPNEIDPAIPFSENTVNKSYDPIAANALWQAMLKANGVFNEFRSDFIGKASPVHLFWGAFDLAVTRFSGNAAPLHQGGMPNMSLEVMQEAYSQEVSSAGFWPGSKDAPMPVFYAYAYPSGASFGEQKVLPKEAFYSPEMGEFFLKYEDVQNSENPEKTLHDFLRTTYEAATNISEWDRPKLEKK; the protein is encoded by the coding sequence ATGAAAAACAAACAAAATTGGCCGGTTTTAAATTTTGCAGAAATGCAAGACACCATTGAAACACTTCACCAGTGGATTCAAATCGTTGGTAAAATACGCCTAAGGACAATGCCATGGCAAAATCATTCTTGGCACACCGCACTCTACGTAACACCGAGCGGCTATTCAACCCATGGAATTCCATACCAAGGACAAATCTTCCAAATAGATTTTGACTTCAAAAAACACAAGCTGCTTATACAATGTTCCAATGCAGAAACAATAACGATAGACTTAAAACCAAAAACTGTAGCTAACTTTTATAAGGAGCTTTTTGAAAAGTTGTCCGGTCTTGGGATTGAGATAAAAATTCACTCCAAGCCAAATGAAATAGATCCTGCAATTCCATTCTCTGAGAACACTGTTAACAAATCATACGATCCAATTGCAGCGAATGCGCTATGGCAGGCTATGTTAAAAGCCAATGGAGTTTTTAATGAATTCAGAAGTGATTTTATTGGTAAAGCAAGTCCGGTCCATCTGTTCTGGGGCGCATTTGATTTGGCTGTTACCCGATTCTCAGGAAATGCTGCCCCGCTTCATCAAGGAGGAATGCCCAATATGTCATTGGAAGTGATGCAGGAAGCCTATTCACAAGAAGTAAGCAGTGCCGGTTTTTGGCCTGGATCTAAAGATGCTCCCATGCCGGTTTTTTATGCTTATGCATACCCTAGTGGCGCAAGTTTTGGAGAGCAAAAAGTCTTACCAAAAGAGGCTTTCTATAGTCCGGAAATGGGAGAGTTTTTCTTAAAATATGAAGATGTACAAAATTCAGAAAATCCAGAAAAAACATTACACGATTTTTTGCGTACAACCTACGAAGCTGCAACTAATATTTCTGAATGGGACAGACCTAAACTGGAGAAAAAATAA